The proteins below are encoded in one region of candidate division WOR-3 bacterium:
- the prmC gene encoding peptide chain release factor N(5)-glutamine methyltransferase, whose translation MRFEGVIEEDGVKQKITTVAELQRAARLIPREEAEFLLMGLLGLKRHELYLEGGQMDEEKAQVFRRMVRAAQKGAPVQYLVKQAPFLDLKLYVDERVFIPRPETEELVLRAAARVKKTGVIVDYGTGSGCIAIALARMFPKAEVWAVDISARALAVAKKNVGRYRLNNRVRLVQAGRLGDGKIDAVRGRVELLISNPPYIPNERVDRLPVRVRDYEPRISLDGGFLGVEVVKMLITEGVELLAPEGVLALEIDHTQAEYVQGLLPEAEVEYDLGGKVRYVFYHKEVGCVKS comes from the coding sequence ATGAGATTTGAGGGGGTAATTGAAGAAGACGGGGTTAAACAAAAGATAACGACGGTTGCTGAGTTGCAGCGGGCGGCGCGTTTAATCCCGCGGGAAGAGGCGGAGTTTCTTTTGATGGGGCTTCTGGGGTTAAAACGACACGAACTTTACCTTGAGGGCGGGCAGATGGATGAGGAAAAGGCGCAGGTGTTCAGGCGGATGGTGCGCGCGGCACAGAAGGGGGCGCCGGTTCAGTACCTTGTCAAGCAGGCGCCATTTCTCGACCTAAAACTGTATGTTGATGAGCGGGTGTTCATTCCCCGACCGGAGACCGAGGAACTGGTGCTGCGCGCGGCAGCACGGGTTAAAAAGACAGGGGTGATAGTTGATTATGGCACCGGTTCCGGTTGCATTGCGATTGCACTGGCACGGATGTTTCCCAAGGCAGAGGTGTGGGCGGTTGACATTTCTGCTCGGGCGCTGGCGGTGGCAAAGAAAAATGTCGGGCGGTACCGGTTAAATAACCGGGTACGGCTGGTTCAGGCGGGGCGATTAGGCGATGGTAAAATTGACGCGGTACGGGGGCGGGTGGAACTGTTGATTTCAAATCCACCTTATATCCCAAATGAGCGTGTGGACCGTTTGCCGGTGCGGGTGCGGGATTATGAACCCAGAATCAGTCTTGACGGGGGTTTTCTCGGGGTTGAGGTGGTGAAGATGTTGATAACTGAAGGGGTGGAACTACTGGCACCCGAAGGGGTTCTGGCGCTGGAAATTGACCATACCCAGGCCGAGTATGTGCAGGGGTTGTTGCCGGAAGCGGAAGTTGAATACGACCTGGGGGGTAAGGTGCGCTATGTTTTTTATCATAAGGAGGTGGGTTGTGTCAAGAGTTAA
- a CDS encoding NAD(+)/NADH kinase has product MSRVKGKVAPVNKIKVGLVVNWSKPLAHRFVPGLIRWLKEKGFDCFFAEKPDRSIEKICPVFRPGLKDADLVVALGGDGTLLKAVQMVGQKETPIMGVNLGGLGFLTEFSTDEARQGISDFARGKFGEEKRMVLACQVIYGSGQTKTGYAFNDCAVNMGPSGRVVEVVLNWQGQFLNKFVGDGVVIATPTGSTAYSLAAGGPVIFPTMTAVVITPLCPHALTARPIVLPGDGMIQLELTGKSEEAVATLDGQRRWRFHRGDRLTITRANFAVRLVVPRKKSYFEILRNKLKWSGSQR; this is encoded by the coding sequence GTGTCAAGAGTTAAGGGAAAGGTTGCGCCGGTTAATAAGATTAAGGTCGGATTGGTCGTAAACTGGAGTAAACCGTTGGCACATCGATTTGTACCCGGTCTAATACGGTGGTTAAAAGAGAAGGGTTTTGACTGTTTTTTTGCGGAGAAGCCGGACAGGTCAATAGAGAAAATCTGCCCGGTTTTTCGGCCGGGGTTAAAGGATGCGGACCTGGTGGTGGCGCTGGGTGGTGACGGGACGCTTTTGAAAGCGGTTCAGATGGTCGGGCAAAAAGAGACGCCAATAATGGGGGTTAATTTAGGTGGATTAGGTTTTCTTACAGAGTTTTCAACCGATGAGGCGCGGCAGGGAATCAGCGATTTTGCCCGGGGGAAGTTCGGCGAGGAGAAAAGGATGGTGCTTGCCTGTCAGGTGATTTACGGTTCTGGACAAACAAAAACCGGTTATGCATTTAACGATTGTGCGGTGAATATGGGACCTTCGGGCCGGGTGGTAGAGGTGGTTTTAAACTGGCAGGGTCAGTTTTTGAATAAGTTTGTGGGCGATGGGGTTGTTATCGCGACACCAACCGGTTCAACCGCTTATTCGCTGGCAGCGGGTGGTCCGGTTATTTTCCCGACGATGACCGCGGTGGTCATTACCCCGCTGTGTCCGCACGCATTGACCGCAAGGCCGATTGTTTTACCCGGGGATGGGATGATTCAACTGGAACTTACCGGCAAATCAGAGGAGGCGGTTGCGACCCTTGATGGACAGCGGCGCTGGCGTTTCCACCGGGGTGACCGTTTAACGATTACCCGGGCGAATTTCGCGGTGCGGCTGGTTGTGCCAAGAAAGAAGAGTTATTTTGAAATCCTGCGCAACAAGTTGAAATGGTCCGGGAGTCAACGGTGA
- a CDS encoding alanine--glyoxylate aminotransferase family protein, with product MIKPKYKLYTPGPVAVPAEYLKALNNDLVYHREASFAALQDSVMKGLAKLFLTSQPVYVLTASGTGAMEAAVANLVNPQDRVIVAVCGKFGERWRELVIRFGGYVDELNRPYGESIPPDELERKLKSNDAARCVFTTLTETSTGALNDIKAFGEICYRLNRILIVDAVAGMGVDELQMDAWHIDVVLAGSQKGLAIPPGLSFIALSPRAWEQVEKCKNSRYYFDLRKYRQFAEKGQTPWTPAISIYYALDLALKKFHRRGVKKSWQEKAALARYVREKVTKMGLSIFPKNPANALTVIRLPEGVDGTKIVDICKTQYRILLANGQAEMRGKVVRIGHMAPMTKTEADRVLKQFYLAYKKVAEKSGTGGRSS from the coding sequence ATGATTAAACCAAAATACAAACTCTACACTCCGGGACCGGTCGCGGTACCCGCGGAGTATCTTAAAGCCCTGAACAACGACCTCGTTTACCACCGTGAGGCAAGTTTTGCCGCGCTCCAGGATTCGGTAATGAAGGGGCTGGCAAAACTTTTCCTCACCAGCCAGCCGGTTTATGTGCTCACCGCTTCGGGAACCGGCGCGATGGAAGCCGCTGTCGCCAATCTTGTCAATCCCCAGGACCGGGTCATCGTTGCCGTCTGTGGCAAGTTTGGCGAGCGCTGGCGGGAACTGGTCATTCGTTTTGGTGGTTATGTTGACGAACTCAATCGGCCCTATGGGGAATCCATCCCGCCCGATGAACTGGAGCGCAAACTTAAGTCAAACGACGCCGCCCGCTGTGTCTTCACCACCCTCACCGAAACATCAACCGGTGCCCTCAACGACATCAAGGCGTTCGGCGAAATCTGCTACCGCCTGAACCGAATTCTCATTGTCGATGCCGTTGCCGGTATGGGGGTTGACGAACTGCAGATGGACGCCTGGCACATTGATGTTGTCCTTGCCGGCTCCCAGAAAGGGCTGGCGATACCGCCCGGACTATCCTTCATCGCCCTCAGCCCCCGTGCCTGGGAACAGGTTGAAAAGTGCAAAAACAGCCGTTACTACTTTGACCTGCGCAAGTACCGTCAGTTTGCGGAAAAAGGGCAAACACCCTGGACCCCGGCAATCTCAATCTACTATGCCCTTGACCTCGCCCTCAAGAAATTTCATCGGCGCGGCGTTAAGAAAAGCTGGCAGGAAAAGGCAGCCCTTGCCCGTTATGTCCGGGAAAAGGTAACAAAGATGGGACTCTCCATCTTCCCGAAGAACCCGGCAAACGCCCTTACGGTCATCCGCTTACCCGAAGGGGTTGATGGCACAAAGATCGTTGACATCTGCAAAACCCAGTACCGCATCCTTCTTGCCAATGGTCAGGCAGAGATGCGCGGCAAGGTGGTTCGTATCGGACATATGGCACCGATGACAAAAACAGAAGCCGACCGGGTGTTGAAACAGTTCTACCTTGCTTATAAGAAGGTTGCCGAAAAATCGGGTACAGGCGGTCGCAGTAGTTAA
- the thiC gene encoding phosphomethylpyrimidine synthase ThiC → MNKSTLAAIARTEGLKPAELRRLIESGRVVLLKNRKRKIKPLAVGEKTRVKVNANIGTSPDRIDVEAELEKLRVAVAAGADTVMDLSVGGAVDEIRQEIIRNSPVPVGTVPIYQVALTARQHRRSFPEVTVKEIFEGIERHLADGVDFITVHCGVTRKSLGTVRKRLGGVVSRGGVMMMEWMKFNRRENPLYEHYDELLAMAKEYHATLSLGDGLRPGAIADATDEAQISELLTIGELVQRARAAGVQAMVEGPGHIPIDQIEANILLEKTVCDGAPFYVLGPLVTDIACGYDHITAAIGGALAAYYGADFLCYVTPSEHLGLPDVEDVREGVIASRIAAHAADIARHHPGAIDWDNKLSRYRARLQWGKMIAHSLDPERAKAVFAIQPSRTEGACTMCGEFCAVKKTKETIL, encoded by the coding sequence ATGAATAAATCAACTCTGGCGGCGATTGCCCGAACCGAAGGGTTGAAACCCGCTGAACTGCGCCGCCTCATCGAATCGGGTAGGGTTGTTCTTCTTAAGAACCGGAAGCGGAAAATCAAACCGCTTGCCGTCGGTGAGAAAACCCGGGTAAAGGTCAACGCCAACATCGGCACATCCCCGGACCGGATTGATGTTGAAGCCGAACTGGAGAAACTGCGCGTTGCGGTTGCCGCTGGTGCTGATACGGTGATGGACCTTTCGGTCGGCGGCGCCGTGGACGAAATCCGTCAGGAGATTATTCGCAATTCCCCGGTACCGGTCGGCACCGTACCTATCTACCAGGTGGCACTTACCGCGCGCCAGCACCGGCGCTCCTTTCCGGAAGTTACCGTCAAAGAAATCTTTGAGGGCATTGAAAGGCACCTGGCGGACGGTGTTGACTTCATCACTGTGCACTGCGGTGTAACCCGGAAAAGTCTCGGCACAGTGCGCAAACGCCTGGGTGGTGTTGTCAGTCGGGGCGGTGTGATGATGATGGAATGGATGAAATTCAACCGCCGGGAAAATCCCCTTTATGAACATTACGATGAACTACTGGCAATGGCAAAAGAGTATCACGCCACCCTTTCATTAGGTGATGGCTTGCGTCCTGGTGCGATTGCCGACGCCACCGATGAAGCCCAGATTTCAGAACTCTTAACCATTGGCGAACTGGTGCAGCGTGCTCGCGCCGCTGGTGTTCAGGCAATGGTCGAAGGACCGGGCCACATTCCGATTGACCAGATTGAGGCGAACATTTTACTGGAAAAAACGGTCTGCGACGGCGCCCCGTTTTATGTCCTTGGTCCACTTGTAACCGACATCGCCTGCGGCTACGACCACATTACCGCCGCGATTGGTGGTGCCCTTGCCGCCTATTATGGTGCCGACTTTCTCTGCTATGTTACCCCATCCGAACACCTCGGACTTCCTGATGTCGAAGATGTCCGGGAAGGGGTTATCGCATCGCGCATTGCCGCCCATGCCGCTGATATCGCCCGGCATCATCCCGGCGCGATTGACTGGGACAACAAACTTTCCCGCTATCGTGCCCGCCTCCAGTGGGGCAAAATGATTGCCCACAGCCTTGACCCGGAACGGGCAAAGGCGGTATTTGCCATTCAGCCTTCGCGCACCGAAGGCGCCTGTACAATGTGTGGCGAATTTTGTGCTGTTAAGAAAACAAAGGAGACGATCCTATGA
- a CDS encoding stage 0 sporulation protein: MAEKDRSALVEFNIFKSDWCLLPANLDFAPGEMVIIGDEEGEDLGKLIMIDATGSRPTEGVVLRRATEEDLRVRTELDLKTRQTLEIFRRLRDEYRLEMQVVGAHWRLDKKKVCFYFISDQKLNFRMFHKALASALNVRVAIKQIGVRDHARLLGGIGPCGRILCCQQFLKELKPITLRMARQQNLFVEPTKISGLCGKLLCCLAYEEETYRWLLLCPRIGDPVKTARGVGTVTGVDPLTHQLSIRYQDGSETTVALEEVNTNE; this comes from the coding sequence ATGGCAGAAAAAGACCGCAGTGCCCTTGTTGAGTTTAACATCTTCAAAAGCGACTGGTGCCTTCTGCCCGCCAATCTTGACTTCGCGCCCGGAGAAATGGTCATCATCGGCGATGAGGAAGGTGAAGATTTAGGCAAACTGATAATGATTGACGCCACCGGTTCCCGACCCACTGAAGGTGTTGTCCTGCGCCGTGCCACCGAAGAAGACCTGCGGGTGCGCACCGAACTGGACCTCAAAACCAGACAGACACTGGAGATTTTCCGCCGGTTGCGTGATGAGTACCGGCTTGAAATGCAGGTGGTGGGTGCCCACTGGCGACTTGATAAGAAAAAGGTCTGTTTTTACTTCATCTCCGACCAGAAACTGAACTTCCGGATGTTCCACAAAGCGCTCGCTTCAGCGCTCAATGTGCGCGTCGCAATCAAACAGATTGGGGTTCGTGACCATGCCCGACTTCTGGGCGGCATTGGTCCCTGTGGTCGCATCCTTTGCTGCCAGCAATTTCTCAAGGAGTTAAAACCGATAACCCTGCGGATGGCACGCCAGCAGAATCTGTTTGTCGAACCGACCAAAATCTCCGGGCTCTGCGGTAAACTGCTCTGCTGTCTTGCCTACGAAGAGGAAACCTACCGATGGTTACTCCTCTGCCCGCGTATTGGTGACCCGGTTAAAACCGCCCGGGGTGTTGGAACGGTCACCGGTGTTGACCCGTTGACCCATCAACTCTCAATCCGTTATCAAGACGGCTCTGAAACTACCGTCGCACTTGAGGAGGTGAATACCAATGAATAA
- a CDS encoding GWxTD domain-containing protein, whose product MASLLLFSLAVFATLQFDLDWAVFQGESDSSRVEFYYGVPFDQLAFQPGPDGLVALFTVSTELKGIDVQFSESGTINKRARIKSFQDAAQHQRTFVDQFSINAPPGTYEVKVTIADSLNQGTIIDTLTVPDFAAHPALSSIQLAVALLRDTATGRLVVVPNPGRRFGSDARKLCAYLEGYGLIPDSGSYEFRYHLVDVLSKDTIVRSAPIVRKKSGAKASITLELGIDSIQDGSYLFGVTLTDHSNNRTVTTARQFTIGSTAPSPRPYTFQPSPQEEKYYRKLEFIATPKELAYYNSLSDSGKVAYLAWFWSKHNLTEFVRRMETAEGRYRSGRTSGINTDRGRVYVRYGEPDAVERKTMEMEIKPREYWYYYQLGYTFVFIDTRGDGNYRLAWTNSPDEPATGLENLLTPEEIDQFR is encoded by the coding sequence ATGGCAAGTTTGCTCTTATTCAGTTTAGCCGTTTTCGCAACACTGCAGTTTGACCTTGATTGGGCGGTATTTCAGGGCGAGAGCGACTCGAGCCGGGTCGAGTTTTACTACGGCGTGCCCTTTGACCAGCTGGCATTTCAACCGGGACCTGATGGCCTTGTTGCCCTGTTTACGGTGAGTACCGAACTCAAGGGCATTGATGTGCAATTTTCCGAATCCGGTACGATAAACAAACGCGCCCGCATCAAAAGTTTTCAGGATGCGGCACAGCACCAGCGAACATTTGTTGACCAGTTCAGCATCAATGCGCCACCCGGCACCTACGAGGTAAAGGTAACGATTGCCGACTCTTTAAACCAGGGCACAATCATCGACACCTTAACGGTTCCGGACTTCGCCGCTCACCCCGCCCTGAGTTCTATCCAGCTGGCGGTTGCCCTCCTGCGCGACACCGCCACCGGTAGACTGGTCGTTGTCCCCAATCCCGGACGCCGGTTTGGCTCCGATGCCCGGAAATTGTGCGCCTATCTCGAAGGCTATGGACTTATCCCTGACTCCGGCAGTTACGAATTCCGCTACCACCTGGTCGATGTGTTAAGTAAGGACACCATTGTCCGCTCAGCACCGATTGTCCGGAAAAAATCGGGCGCAAAAGCCAGCATCACTCTCGAACTGGGCATCGACAGTATTCAAGACGGCTCCTATCTCTTTGGTGTAACGCTCACCGACCACAGTAACAACCGGACCGTAACTACCGCCCGCCAATTTACCATTGGTAGTACTGCGCCTTCACCCCGCCCCTACACTTTTCAACCTTCCCCGCAGGAAGAAAAGTACTACCGGAAACTGGAGTTCATCGCGACACCCAAAGAACTCGCCTACTACAATTCGCTTTCCGACTCCGGTAAAGTCGCCTACCTCGCCTGGTTCTGGTCAAAACACAACCTCACCGAGTTTGTGCGCCGAATGGAAACCGCCGAAGGTCGCTACCGCAGTGGTAGAACTTCCGGTATCAATACCGACCGGGGACGGGTGTATGTTCGCTACGGCGAACCGGATGCGGTGGAACGCAAAACGATGGAGATGGAGATAAAACCGCGCGAGTACTGGTATTATTACCAGTTAGGATACACCTTTGTCTTTATCGACACCCGGGGCGACGGCAATTACCGACTCGCCTGGACCAACAGCCCGGACGAGCCTGCAACCGGACTGGAAAACCTGTTGACCCCGGAGGAGATTGACCAGTTCCGCTGA
- a CDS encoding GWxTD domain-containing protein: MNLIMSVAALLTTAVGTGNLKVELDQMVYLDSARTQRLELSYEIPYNTLSFVRDSGGFVARFRLTLEVLDKKKNTIAGEVWERKHWLNDYSLTQRRDLSFSELLTSSIPAAATQFRFTVQDLQSERQATATFPVEIEPGVLRLRPLKSGQINPGRTYGLNDTVEVLAEAGTGHQGDSVRFVVRKGTRALIRHTIPAIESAGIQQARFILPVVDSSGIPRLSSGEYTIEAMLVSADSISPASKTTFSVNLPFYYDDSLWLVKVDQLLYIASYEEMRQLKKTPRAQRLSAWQEFWQNKDPNLSTPVNEKEEEYFERIAYCEEHFAKGDKGYRSDRAQVYVEYGPPDQIELQPFNIDRPAQEIWYYYEKNLTFVFVDRFGSGEFVLLTPGRR; the protein is encoded by the coding sequence ATGAACCTTATTATGTCGGTCGCAGCGCTGTTAACAACCGCAGTCGGCACGGGCAATCTCAAGGTCGAACTGGACCAGATGGTTTACCTTGACAGCGCCCGGACGCAGCGCCTCGAACTGTCTTATGAAATTCCTTACAATACGCTGTCTTTTGTCCGTGATTCCGGCGGGTTTGTCGCCCGGTTTCGCCTGACCCTTGAGGTGCTGGACAAAAAGAAAAATACCATTGCCGGTGAGGTCTGGGAAAGGAAACATTGGCTCAACGACTACTCCCTGACCCAGCGCCGGGATTTGAGTTTCAGCGAATTACTGACCAGTTCCATTCCGGCGGCCGCTACCCAGTTCCGGTTCACTGTTCAGGACCTGCAGAGTGAACGTCAGGCAACCGCCACCTTTCCGGTCGAGATTGAACCGGGCGTACTTCGTTTGCGCCCCTTGAAATCGGGCCAGATTAACCCCGGTCGCACTTATGGTCTCAATGACACGGTTGAAGTGCTGGCTGAAGCTGGTACCGGGCACCAGGGTGATAGTGTCCGGTTTGTCGTTCGCAAGGGAACCCGGGCGTTAATTCGCCACACCATCCCGGCAATTGAATCAGCCGGAATTCAACAGGCACGATTTATTCTGCCCGTTGTTGACTCATCTGGTATCCCCCGGCTCAGTTCCGGCGAATACACCATTGAAGCGATGCTCGTCTCTGCCGATAGCATCAGCCCGGCGAGTAAAACCACCTTCTCGGTCAACCTTCCTTTTTACTATGACGACAGCCTCTGGTTGGTAAAGGTTGACCAGTTGCTCTACATCGCCTCCTACGAAGAGATGCGCCAGTTAAAGAAGACACCCCGTGCCCAGCGGCTTTCGGCTTGGCAGGAGTTCTGGCAAAATAAAGACCCGAACCTGTCAACTCCGGTCAACGAAAAAGAAGAGGAGTACTTTGAGCGTATCGCCTATTGTGAGGAGCATTTTGCCAAAGGCGATAAAGGTTACCGCAGTGACCGGGCACAGGTTTATGTTGAGTACGGCCCGCCCGACCAGATTGAGTTACAGCCTTTTAACATCGACCGGCCCGCGCAGGAAATCTGGTACTATTACGAAAAAAATTTGACATTTGTATTTGTCGACCGTTTCGGCTCCGGTGAATTTGTTCTGCTAACCCCGGGGAGGCGTTAG
- a CDS encoding HEAT repeat domain-containing protein: MAKNWLKLTLATILIFACQSETARLRRQLTSSDPELRARAAKRLGELKDKPSVPLLLNLLEDSMPVVRFEAGLALGNIGDPQAIEPLFDAIQKEPQEDIAMAFTKALSDLGSKALDHLIILTSAPRRLVRMTACRALGRIGSNKAVDPLIPRLNDPDPQVRKAAISALRRIGDPKGMDAIARKLASPDYTDQEAAEQALGGSGYEEQMDEIRSILRRLNR, translated from the coding sequence GTGGCTAAAAACTGGCTGAAACTTACTTTGGCAACCATCCTAATTTTTGCCTGTCAGTCCGAGACCGCCCGTCTGCGTCGGCAACTTACCAGTTCAGACCCTGAACTCCGTGCCCGGGCGGCAAAAAGGTTAGGCGAACTCAAAGACAAGCCTTCGGTTCCTCTCCTGCTCAACCTTCTTGAAGACTCAATGCCCGTGGTACGGTTTGAAGCCGGACTGGCATTAGGCAACATTGGCGACCCCCAGGCGATTGAACCGCTCTTTGACGCCATTCAGAAAGAACCGCAGGAAGACATCGCAATGGCGTTCACCAAAGCGCTCAGCGACCTTGGTTCAAAAGCACTTGACCACCTCATTATCTTAACCAGCGCGCCACGCCGCCTGGTGCGAATGACCGCGTGCCGGGCACTGGGCAGAATCGGCTCCAATAAAGCGGTTGACCCTTTAATCCCGCGCCTGAACGACCCTGACCCCCAGGTCCGCAAAGCCGCCATCTCTGCCCTGCGCCGGATTGGTGACCCCAAGGGAATGGATGCAATCGCACGCAAACTTGCCAGTCCGGACTACACCGACCAAGAGGCAGCAGAACAGGCTTTGGGCGGTTCAGGCTATGAAGAGCAGATGGACGAGATTCGCTCAATTCTGCGCCGACTAAACCGGTAA
- a CDS encoding glycine--tRNA ligase subunit beta, with product MRSFLLELGTEELPPGVIEPAAQELLRRICAQFEEHGLKTGAAELFYTPRRLTVRIKDVPEEKPGGVVELQGPPKKAGFDPEGKPTKTAIGFARAQGKGVEDLYVKQTPKGEYLFVKKEVPPVPVKAILEGCLGELIRTLPFPKTMRWNETGMRFSRPVRWILCLLGEEVVKFEFNGLVSGNTTLGHRNFSSKPIVVVRPEDYETVLWEHRVMVNPVQRQAAVERGCAELAQAQGGTVVSDPELVKETVNITEFPEPILCRFNPDYLTLPKEVLITALKMHQRCFSVQEQSGRLLPYFIAVANTPGCDQEWVRFWYERAIESRLRDARFFVESDLKVGLEPLVEEEKRVVWIEGLGSYYEKTQRLRELCRFLCQTIGGIDEKQLDRAALLSKADLLTAVVREKEFTSLQGVMGGVYAKILGEPEAVAQAIGEQYLPRSLEDRLPESAMGGVLSIADKIDNIVATFLAGTIPTGSEDPFGVRRQATGVLLIILKNRWPVGIPELVAKGLVLLGRDDKAVQEMVLGLFRERLSAILAEEGIRYDVANAVLATVWHTPIEAQLRARALIEFRNRPEFEKLIIGQKRVANILRGQDVSGLPDPALFQEEAERVLWQEAQAVEPKLKERLEGADYLGALELLLSLRRSIDRLFDDVLVMCEDERLRMNRLRLLSYVRSLFSQVADLSAIVLEG from the coding sequence GTGAGGAGTTTTTTGCTGGAACTCGGCACCGAGGAGTTACCACCCGGTGTGATTGAACCGGCGGCGCAGGAGCTTTTGCGCCGGATTTGTGCCCAGTTTGAGGAGCACGGTCTTAAAACCGGTGCGGCAGAGCTGTTTTACACCCCGCGGCGGCTCACGGTGCGGATAAAGGATGTACCCGAGGAAAAGCCGGGTGGTGTGGTGGAGCTGCAGGGTCCACCAAAAAAGGCGGGGTTTGACCCGGAGGGAAAGCCGACCAAGACCGCAATTGGTTTTGCCCGGGCACAGGGTAAAGGGGTAGAAGATTTGTATGTGAAGCAGACACCGAAGGGCGAGTACCTGTTTGTGAAGAAGGAGGTACCGCCGGTACCGGTAAAGGCAATTTTAGAAGGGTGTCTTGGAGAGTTGATACGCACCCTGCCTTTTCCCAAGACGATGCGCTGGAATGAGACGGGTATGCGGTTTTCCCGGCCGGTACGCTGGATTTTGTGCCTTTTGGGTGAGGAGGTGGTTAAATTTGAATTCAACGGGCTCGTGTCTGGTAATACGACCCTGGGGCACCGCAATTTCAGTTCCAAGCCGATTGTGGTAGTTCGTCCTGAGGATTATGAGACGGTGCTGTGGGAACACAGGGTGATGGTCAATCCGGTTCAGCGTCAGGCGGCCGTAGAGCGGGGTTGTGCTGAACTGGCACAGGCGCAGGGTGGTACGGTTGTTTCTGACCCGGAACTGGTGAAGGAGACGGTGAACATCACCGAATTTCCCGAGCCAATTCTGTGCCGGTTCAATCCCGACTATCTCACTCTGCCCAAAGAGGTGTTGATAACCGCTTTGAAGATGCACCAGCGCTGTTTTTCGGTTCAGGAGCAGAGCGGCAGGTTACTACCTTACTTTATTGCGGTGGCAAACACGCCGGGTTGCGACCAGGAGTGGGTGCGGTTCTGGTACGAACGGGCGATTGAGTCACGGTTGCGCGACGCCCGGTTTTTTGTGGAAAGCGACCTGAAGGTCGGGCTGGAGCCGCTGGTGGAAGAGGAGAAACGGGTGGTGTGGATTGAAGGTCTGGGCAGTTATTACGAGAAGACGCAACGGCTAAGGGAGTTGTGCCGATTTCTCTGCCAGACGATTGGCGGTATCGATGAGAAGCAACTGGACCGGGCGGCTTTATTATCCAAGGCGGATTTGCTGACCGCGGTGGTGCGGGAGAAGGAGTTTACTTCGCTCCAGGGTGTGATGGGCGGGGTTTATGCAAAAATCTTAGGTGAACCAGAAGCGGTGGCACAGGCGATTGGCGAGCAGTATCTGCCGCGCAGTCTGGAAGACCGGTTGCCCGAATCAGCAATGGGTGGGGTGTTGAGCATCGCTGACAAGATTGACAATATCGTTGCCACATTTCTTGCCGGTACGATTCCTACCGGTTCTGAGGACCCGTTTGGGGTCCGGCGTCAGGCAACCGGGGTGCTGCTAATCATATTGAAGAATCGCTGGCCCGTAGGGATTCCAGAACTGGTAGCCAAGGGGTTAGTGCTCCTGGGAAGAGATGACAAAGCGGTCCAGGAGATGGTACTGGGGCTTTTTCGGGAGCGGTTGAGCGCAATTCTTGCTGAGGAGGGGATAAGGTACGATGTGGCGAATGCGGTTCTGGCAACGGTGTGGCATACACCGATTGAGGCGCAGTTACGGGCGCGGGCGCTGATTGAGTTTCGCAACCGGCCCGAGTTTGAAAAGTTGATTATCGGCCAGAAGCGGGTGGCAAATATCCTGCGTGGTCAGGATGTTTCCGGATTACCGGACCCGGCGCTGTTTCAGGAGGAGGCGGAGCGGGTTTTGTGGCAGGAGGCACAGGCGGTTGAGCCCAAACTGAAGGAAAGGCTGGAAGGGGCGGACTATCTTGGGGCGCTGGAACTTTTGCTCTCTTTACGCCGCTCGATTGACCGGTTGTTCGACGATGTGTTAGTGATGTGTGAAGATGAGCGGTTGAGGATGAACCGGCTCCGGCTGCTTTCTTATGTGCGGTCGCTTTTCAGCCAGGTGGCGGACCTTTCCGCAATTGTCCTTGAAGGTTAA
- a CDS encoding DUF192 domain-containing protein, protein MKVKKVFRNACGLTVGLALTFSFIFCGSRNGKRLSSREQGAIGLSDSQKRAAITLTIKGNRIDAEVAATPEKRTLGLSFRTALHPDSGMVFVFEEEQILRFWMKNTYIPLAIAFIDKNGVITDIMEMAPLDTQTRYESSRPVRYALEANSGWFLVHGIEPGDTVRGLPVPGSGGE, encoded by the coding sequence TTGAAGGTTAAAAAGGTTTTTCGCAATGCCTGCGGTTTGACGGTTGGTCTGGCACTAACTTTTTCTTTTATCTTCTGTGGAAGTCGCAATGGTAAACGGTTAAGTTCCCGGGAGCAGGGGGCGATTGGATTGTCAGATTCACAAAAACGGGCGGCTATAACTCTGACCATCAAGGGGAATCGGATTGATGCTGAGGTGGCGGCAACACCGGAGAAGCGGACACTGGGTCTTTCCTTCCGGACCGCACTGCATCCTGACTCCGGAATGGTTTTTGTTTTTGAAGAGGAGCAAATACTAAGGTTCTGGATGAAAAACACCTACATTCCGCTGGCGATTGCGTTTATTGATAAAAATGGTGTGATTACCGATATTATGGAGATGGCGCCGCTTGATACCCAGACCCGTTATGAGTCTTCCCGGCCGGTGCGTTATGCGCTGGAGGCAAATTCGGGCTGGTTTTTGGTCCATGGGATTGAACCCGGAGATACGGTTCGCGGTTTGCCGGTGCCCGGTTCGGGTGGAGAATAA